In Acaryochloris marina S15, a single genomic region encodes these proteins:
- a CDS encoding DUF3352 domain-containing protein, with the protein MATKWKLIVPGIIAGAVAIGGIAAYFYLKVIPAQEGTSPVASAKIVPDEAWMAGYVDITSDSWDKLKDFGTPEAQDIVFGGFDTMTADIKKELAKDKLDYDKDIKPWLGSVMFAAVPASEDQPTPSMLMVIGIKDKVEVLNFANKMKDKEDLDVKETDHKGVKILEIDNSGSPSFVAILDNHLAMSDNQDVVKKAIDSSKGDPSLASDGETRKILEESMKMDNPVAQIFIPDYGKLITQAAAFNPSNPLPPQLKDQLNQIKSVSVGMGIDNEGVRFRAVTKVNPDSFKWEFKPVPGKIISQFPANTLLSANAGDLSSQWNYALEQLDSVPEFKEGLDEVRQQIRQTTQLDLDKDIIGWMDKEVGLALIPGNQGLLQSVGFGGTLIFKTSDRAKAEATFAKLDDLVKQSNVPVNKSKIGNVDVTQWQFPPTKETLAGHGWIDEETVFFAIGDPIIKVMAKPEKTLDQSETFKSVTRTLPESNSGYFFVNMDEANKVILTNPAITSQGLITPEVEAVLKSIRGIGVASTQMDKSTYTGDVLLALKPKS; encoded by the coding sequence ATGGCAACCAAATGGAAACTGATTGTTCCTGGAATTATCGCGGGTGCAGTCGCGATTGGGGGAATTGCTGCATATTTTTACCTGAAAGTCATTCCTGCCCAAGAAGGAACCAGTCCAGTCGCCAGTGCAAAAATTGTGCCCGATGAAGCCTGGATGGCAGGCTATGTTGATATTACGTCTGACTCTTGGGATAAGCTGAAAGATTTTGGTACGCCAGAAGCCCAAGATATTGTGTTCGGTGGTTTCGACACGATGACTGCTGACATCAAAAAAGAGTTAGCAAAAGATAAGCTGGATTACGATAAGGACATCAAGCCTTGGCTAGGCAGCGTCATGTTTGCAGCGGTTCCTGCGAGCGAAGACCAACCCACTCCTAGTATGTTGATGGTCATTGGCATTAAAGACAAAGTAGAAGTCTTAAACTTTGCCAATAAGATGAAAGACAAGGAAGATCTAGACGTCAAAGAGACTGACCATAAAGGCGTCAAGATTTTAGAAATTGATAATTCAGGCTCTCCTAGCTTTGTGGCGATTCTCGATAATCACCTAGCCATGTCTGACAATCAAGATGTTGTCAAAAAAGCCATTGATTCATCGAAAGGTGATCCGTCCTTGGCCTCTGATGGTGAGACCCGGAAGATCCTGGAAGAAAGCATGAAGATGGACAACCCCGTTGCTCAAATCTTCATCCCCGACTACGGGAAACTGATTACGCAGGCGGCAGCTTTCAATCCCAGTAATCCGCTTCCTCCTCAGCTAAAGGATCAACTGAATCAAATTAAATCTGTGTCGGTCGGCATGGGCATTGACAATGAAGGCGTTCGGTTCCGAGCCGTGACCAAAGTCAATCCCGACTCCTTTAAATGGGAATTTAAGCCAGTTCCCGGCAAAATTATTTCCCAGTTTCCGGCCAATACCCTGTTATCAGCTAATGCAGGAGACCTGAGCAGCCAGTGGAATTACGCCCTCGAGCAGCTAGACAGCGTACCTGAATTTAAAGAAGGCTTAGATGAAGTCCGGCAGCAGATTCGTCAAACCACCCAGCTTGATTTGGATAAAGACATTATTGGCTGGATGGATAAAGAAGTGGGCCTAGCACTCATTCCAGGAAATCAAGGTCTCTTGCAATCCGTGGGCTTTGGTGGAACCTTGATCTTCAAAACAAGCGATCGCGCCAAAGCTGAGGCAACCTTTGCCAAACTGGATGACCTAGTCAAACAAAGCAATGTCCCTGTCAACAAGAGCAAAATTGGCAATGTTGATGTGACTCAGTGGCAGTTTCCGCCGACTAAAGAAACCCTAGCCGGCCATGGCTGGATTGATGAGGAAACAGTGTTCTTCGCCATTGGTGACCCCATCATCAAGGTCATGGCTAAACCCGAAAAAACACTGGATCAGAGCGAGACATTTAAGTCCGTCACGCGAACCTTACCCGAATCGAATTCAGGTTACTTCTTCGTCAATATGGATGAAGCGAACAAAGTCATTTTGACTAATCCGGCCATTACCAGCCAAGGTCTGATTACGCCTGAAGTCGAAGCGGTTCTCAAATCCATTCGGGGCATTGGTGTTGCCAGCACCCAAATGGATAAGTCTACCTATACAGGCGATGTCCTCTTAGCACTGAAGCCCAAATCATAA
- a CDS encoding D-alanyl-D-alanine carboxypeptidase family protein: MKGFQKFFGQFQFVVISILTTAVIVWLAASLQLVPADPPVSQEQSPPPPAPPPVEVPQASSPPTSNPTSPLYENLPSISNAPSPANAPAAPVTSAPNNYYGHLPYAENAGNRLINVGDFVRGTYRRSESLDQEAATAFTKLVNAAADASLTLQPISGFRSVNDQKELFDKQVQKLGSEEKAAKLSAPPGFSEHHTGYAIDIGDRNQPEKDLKVAFESTTAYDWLTNNARNYGFELSFPRNNAQGVNFEPWHWRYIGTSRAAVQFASARNL, from the coding sequence ATGAAAGGGTTTCAAAAATTTTTCGGCCAGTTCCAGTTTGTGGTGATCAGCATTTTGACCACAGCGGTTATTGTCTGGCTAGCGGCTAGCCTCCAACTGGTCCCTGCTGATCCACCCGTATCACAAGAGCAATCACCGCCACCGCCAGCTCCCCCCCCTGTCGAAGTACCTCAAGCATCGTCCCCTCCGACGAGCAATCCCACATCACCGCTGTATGAGAACTTGCCCTCCATCTCTAACGCTCCCTCCCCAGCGAACGCTCCAGCAGCACCGGTCACTTCAGCACCTAACAACTACTATGGTCATCTTCCCTATGCAGAAAATGCAGGTAACCGACTGATTAATGTTGGGGATTTTGTGCGGGGAACGTATCGTCGTAGTGAGTCTTTGGATCAAGAAGCGGCAACAGCCTTTACCAAATTAGTTAATGCTGCTGCTGATGCAAGTCTCACACTTCAGCCGATTTCGGGGTTTCGTTCCGTTAACGACCAAAAAGAATTGTTCGATAAACAAGTACAAAAACTAGGAAGCGAAGAAAAAGCCGCCAAACTCAGCGCCCCTCCTGGATTTAGTGAGCATCACACCGGATATGCAATCGACATTGGCGATCGCAACCAGCCGGAAAAAGATCTCAAGGTGGCCTTTGAAAGCACGACAGCTTATGACTGGTTAACTAACAATGCCAGAAACTATGGATTTGAACTTTCATTTCCTCGTAACAACGCCCAAGGGGTTAATTTTGAGCCTTGGCATTGGCGATATATCGGCACGTCTCGGGCAGCAGTACAGTTTGCTAGTGCCCGTAATCTCTAA